tatatcataaatttaataCTCTTCATACTTCAGAAGTGAAACTCAAAATAAAGCATAACAAATCAATATGCAGTATAGTAACTGAAGATTACTATAGTGCATATTGATTTGTTATGCATATTGAGTTTGTtgaaaaaatccttttttcaacaaaaaatattcttgaaaaaatcaagaatattttttgttgaaaaaaggattttttttaatagattgttTGAAAAAGGAATAGGACAATTcagatgaaaaaacaaaattaggcCGTATTATTTCATTCCAGAGAAAAGGTCAACGATAAGATTTGCAAAATTGAGCttgtttattattgcaaaaagatCTTTCTAAAATGCTATTATTACGTAGGTTATATTTGTTTTGGGGTTTAATTTTGTAAAGGTTAACAAAAACGTTCTTTACATTTGcacataaaacacaaaaaattaaatatatttagttgataaacatttaaggcgttcatttctttaaaaagcgGTTCAGAGTACAAAAAacgattaaaatttattatgcgagctgcgtgtttctgatgccgaGAAAGAGATTTAAGCTTAGCTTTATGTGTacttccccatataatatttgcatagttgATATGAGTGtgaataaaagagtaatataattatgttaattgctttttgtttaaaatatctcTAGATTTGTAGAAGAGAGTGAGGAGAAGTGAGACGCGGGAGAAGTGGGATACCCTATAATTTTATTTCGCAGCAGCGCATAATTActgttttttaatgtaaacgTATTTCATGTGCTCTCTTTATCCTTTCCCCTCTCTGAGCGCGGtgaaaacccttttttctaaaagtaaccCAAAAAGTACTTTTGCTGACAGTCTAGTAACtcatgtatgtatttatttttgactgTTGTTGCaccttttttctattttataggGAAATGCACTTATCATCAAACATTtagtacttaaatttatattttagcttTAACTGTGTGGCggtaattttagttttatttcgtCGTCCCAACATCACGGTCGTTTacaagcgctatgtttaggCACGCAtgcgttaaaatttttaaaaaagtcttgaacttttaaaatggctgcggcTCTTAAcgacataaaatattttatatgacaACCGttaatttgttaacattttctTTGAAATATAATGCTGTACTcttgtttttaacttatatcagtatattaatacatataatttcataattacatcaataaaatagtattaaaatggTCTTAGCGCGCTTAAACTTCATCTCTAGTTAGTTACTTTTTAGAGTAAAACacagatttgtttatttatttaaattcgattttttaaaaatctgactgtaggaattcaaaatttttttttttaaacttaagataaatatattccatattaatgatatttttttatttattgcttcaGCTTTTTTTTGGCTTAAAAGTATGCTTTTACTGATAGGACTATGtcctaatataataaagtttcattttttattattacttttaatttttcttacttatcttaaaattaatattgtatACTTTGTTATCTGACTAATGAgttattccataattatctccatctaaataataataataacaataataataataataataataaaatatatatatatatatatatatatatacacgcacacacatataaatatacacacacatataaatatatatatatatacataaatatatatatatatttatatatataaattatgttagtgtattctacaaatagagtgctcaatgttattaaagaacagagcaataataaattagcaaaaatgcttatataatttttttcttctgtgaagaaaaaaatttaataagagtttttactaatttatatatttatatatatgtgtgtgtttttcttctcttttagaTGGAAGTAACATGGTTTATTGTATGTACATTTTGTTGTGTTGATAGATACAAAATCAATTGAGATGTTGATTGATTTTTGATTCATTGacacaaatttgaaaaaattctttgaaatatgaaaaataaagaatatggtATTTAACTTTCTTGGATTACAATCAATTGGATTTGACAATTGAGGATAAAAAtacagttaattttttgttatcggTAAGTTCTTTGAATTACCTTATACTTTTATGGTGTTTATTAGCAATATACAATGgatataattatttgaaaattttttactattttggaTACATAATATTCTCATATTACTcaactttttagtttaagaaattttgaatgattataaatttgttacatttatttaaaaactaacatAACTACCTTGCTTAAATTATTTGTagcatatttacatttaatccTATTACTTTATATCCTCTTATTAGtaactattttaacaaaatataatttttttttatgttgataaaaaCAAGAATAATACCCATAAGAAATGACAGGTgtcatttcttaaaaatatagctttctgcaatgtaaaaaattctttctttatataaagttataaataaatacctcttttaaattatttatattttcttttttcaactttttatatttgctatatatacataaaaataattcaaataaaaaagttttctgaaataaataaaactttattttttatataaagtcaaaaataaatatcaattttaaattatttacattttcttttttgacttttttttattgacatataatttttaaaatgtaacacaGATATcatttcctttttctttttttaattttaggtctCAGCGCTCTATTTTTAGGATTAGTTTTTAGATGGTGCGATTTAAGGATGCTTTTTAATCGCATTGTTGGTGAAGGAATAGATTGATATATAATCTTTAATTTGTTGAACTCATGATGAATTGATTCACCTCCTTGTTCACCATAGAATCCAAAGCCAGCACCCCATTTTTGTAAGAATGGTATCGCATGATCTTCCATCATGTGCAACTTAGGTGGCACTGAACCCTGAGGCCATTTGGCAtgataaaattgcattaaattatCAACATATGTTTCTGTATACAAAAACACAGTTATCAAATGGTTaagcagaagaaaaaaaattacattatattatgtctttattcttattatataatttattgtttaggTTTTTGCAATTTAGTTTATAGTTGTCAACTAtaccataaaatttaaaatatagctattaattattacataattagATTTTTACGTTTATGTGAGAAAAATTTAATGCAATACAATAAAACAAGCAGTAAAGAGGCACTACAATgttaaacaaatacaaaataattatttaaaatagtaactattttatttacaaaactattaCATAAAACATACCTAGTTGTGTTAATTCAATTATTGTCATAGtactttttgaagaaaatatgcTATAACAATTGGAAAGCTTATTGAAAAGTTGTTTATACTTGCTACTGATTTCAACTGATTTTTCATGAACAGTTGTTCCAGACAATCCATTGTTATAAACAAGAAGCGGAACAGAATTACAAAGCTCTAATAtagattttttctgaaaatacaCAAATGATACATTACTTGGTACTTTCAGCTTATAATTATCACTATTATTTTATCATCAGCACTATCACcgtcatcatcattattattataataattattaaatatatattatatataaaaatataaaatattatatgtaaaacATATAGCACGTATTTACTTTTAGCATTTTATGTACATGGTTTCCTATAAAACTTTTCCCATGATATGCTTGTCGCTGTACCTTGAGTTTTTGCAAAATCAACTCAATCTGTTGAATGCATGGTCCCTCACTTTTCTTAAAAATCAGTTCGTTTTCCAAACCATTACACTCTCTAacctaaaaaaacatgttttttatccGCAtgtcaaaaataacataaaacaatcttattttcacaaagttatatttattaaattttataacaatttttactttttccatttttgtttcGTTTAGCAAATTGAGTTGAGGGATGTAAAGTGACTGAATATTTTCTACACAATCTTCATTATTCAATATGGCTATAGCTACAGTATCATTAACCAGCTGGATTTGGTCATCTAGTTTATCAATGCACCTTTTtagattcaaaattttttgttgttttaaaatatagtcttgatacggttgagataaaagacaatttttattttttaatgatgctgCCATCATAATGTCCACTTCATGGGCTTCTTCCtcaaacatgttaaaaaacttgagaTAAACACCAAGAGCAATATGCAGACTTGGTAAAGACACCTAATTATGCagagaacaaaataaatttattatttaaatatagtcaATGTGATTCTATGGGAAATAACTATGgattaaatattaacaaaatgtaaaacaaaaactaaccTGGTTTAAAGGTATTCTCAGGATAGGCTCTGctataacattattataaaacttggcCTTTTTCTTAATGCCAGCATCTTTCATAAATCTTTCAAAATCAGCTTGCAGATTTTCCAAGGTACGAGATTCTATGCctgttctttcttttttgcaaacctTCATTTCATTTGTGGTTGCGTAACAGAATAAACAACAATGTTTACCTAAAAAACTACCAACTATTAAATACTAATCCTATTTTGGTGAGGTGAATGAACAAAGCAGGATTTAGTGGTCAGACATTATCAGCCTCCTGGGCAGTTCTAAAGACCTACCCaacttaagtttattttgtcTTGAAATCCTGTCCTgaaatacataattaaaaaaattaagataaaagtAATGAAACTGCTCACCTGAGGCTCCGGAAATTCCATACAGTGAACAAAGGAATTCATAATCTCCAAAAATAAATACTCTGATACTATTAACACTATAAGAATGtaaacaaacattaaatatatatatatatatacatatatatatatatatatatatatacatatatatatatatatatatatacatatatatatatatatatatatatatatatatatatatatatatatatatatatatatatatatacatatatatatatttatatatatataaatatatatatatatatatatatatatatatatatatatatatatatatatatctatatatataatacatatatatatatatactatatatatatatatatatatatatatatatatatatatatatatatatatatatatatatatatatatatatatatatatatatatatatatatatatatatatatatatatatatatatatatatatatatatatatatatatatatatatatatatatatatatcaggccttgttaagaagggTTACGCAGCTCGCATTTTGCTTGCGGAAAGGCGATTTGCCTACGCGTTCATCAGTTTTGTGCTACgcaaaaactcttttaaattatctttatttaaattttttgattgtcgttaaattatctttatttaaatcttttgattgtCGTTAACGTGACGTAACGTAACGTTTATTAGGaagaaaaaaagcatttaacccCAATTGTAAagtaatagattttttgttaaagaaacagtttgtttcataattttttttgttgttgttaaaaattagttaaaaaaataaagtgttttaagttttatcttaaggaattaaatatataaattccttttaaatataaaaattatttttagtcattgtagtttaaaaaatgcacgacttattttgatgtaaatattttattaataagatattttgtttattgttaatttaataacataaagttttaaagacgttcgtcaaaataaaatttagttcttatttaaaaaaaataataaaaatgattttttaaataagaacttagattttatttgtaacttttgttatagtgagaaaaaaaaaactgtatgatTTTTAACgcgttaataaaaaaactttaatagacATTTCTCTAATTCGATTGCGCAACTGATTTCTCAGCTTCAAAAAGAGGCCAATAAGgacaaaattgtaaacaaactaTATTCgtactaaataaaaatgtcttattTTAACTCTAGCATTATCAGactaatattgaaaaaaagtggAAGAGGGAAGTATTACTGTATATCATTGTATagaaattcattttataataacaatatcaaaaaaactgaTATCGGTCCGAACCAACAGAAAAAACTCGATGTTCACAAAGCTTGGTGTaacaaaatatgttaatataGACGTAAAGAAGGTgctaataattttgaaataatgaaacaCACTAAAGTGCGGGAGTTTCACTTTAGGCCTTAGGAGATAAAAATTAGTTGcagtaaaaaatcttaaaaaaagaaatgaagtattttaaaaaagatttgtagtAATTTATGAAAACTAAAAGAGCTTGCCtgaagaatataaaagtttaaaaataatcaacgaccaattgaaaaataatattttttgttacaaaaaagaCGATAAATGTTTTAGCTCGTTGACTGGCATGAGATAAGAAATTTTTGgcattttatttgaatatttaaatcctAGAAATGAACGTGAAAGTATGAAGTATTTTCATCCTGAACATCATTCTAAAGAAAAGTTACCCAAAGAATTGTTTACATAtccttcatattttatatatctggTTGCAGGTGAAACATGATTGACCAACTATTCTTGTTATTAACATGGCTTAGACTTTTGAAAAGAGAGCTATAGAAGAGTTGACATTCTGTAatgataaagatttttaatatcgGATTTGCTTAAGCTTTTTGGTATAACACGTAATGGAAGAAATCAACTATTACACAAAGAAGTtatagaaagtcaaacaataGCAGCTTTACAAATTCATGTAGAATGTGCCATTTTTACTTTATAGATCCTcttataaaactgtaaaaataaatgaaatgtactatttattattgagataaaatacattttttataaaaatactccAACTTATCTACAACGTctaaaaaatcacatttatcaaaattaatgtttacaataataattccACTATAAGTAATTTCATAAACAAACATatctataaacaaatattgatTCAGTCCAAATAAACTCATTGCTATTTGGACTTGTGCATAATAGCCAAATGAGTGAATCTTCTTAAGAAATAGTTTCCTggcaaattatatatatatatgcattattatatatatatatatatatatatatatacatatatatacatatacatatatatatgtatatatatatatatatatatatatatatatatatatatatatatatatatatatatatatatatatatatatatacatatatatacatatacatatatatatgtatat
This Hydra vulgaris chromosome 04, alternate assembly HydraT2T_AEP DNA region includes the following protein-coding sequences:
- the LOC136079529 gene encoding uncharacterized protein LOC136079529 — encoded protein: MKVCKKERTGIESRTLENLQADFERFMKDAGIKKKAKFYNNVIAEPILRIPLNQVSLPSLHIALGVYLKFFNMFEEEAHEVDIMMAASLKNKNCLLSQPYQDYILKQQKILNLKRCIDKLDDQIQLVNDTVAIAILNNEDCVENIQSLYIPQLNLLNETKMEKVRECNGLENELIFKKSEGPCIQQIELILQKLKVQRQAYHGKSFIGNHVHKMLKKKSILELCNSVPLLVYNNGLSGTTVHEKSVEISSKYKQLFNKLSNCYSIFSSKSTMTIIELTQLETYVDNLMQFYHAKWPQGSVPPKLHMMEDHAIPFLQKWGAGFGFYGEQGGESIHHEFNKLKIIYQSIPSPTMRLKSILKSHHLKTNPKNRALRPKIKKRKRK